A region from the bacterium genome encodes:
- a CDS encoding proline dehydrogenase — MARSAARRFVAGESLDDAVEAARALNRAGMAVTIDYLGESVRNRDEARAAADVYVQLLDRIAAERLDANVSLKLTQMGQDIDDAFLRENVGRVLDRARELDTFVRFDMESSAYTQRTLDFFRRIWDEGYRNAGVVIQAYLRRSEQDVRMLNALGARVRLCKGAYNEPPSVAFPDKRDVDRNFVRLMRLLLREGRYPAIATHDEAMIRATREFAREASIPNTAFEFQMLYGVRRDIQQRLVADGYKVRIYVPFGDAWYPYLMRRLAERPANVFFIANSVLREMLPGRNGRE, encoded by the coding sequence TTGGCCCGGAGCGCCGCACGGCGCTTCGTCGCGGGCGAGTCCCTCGACGATGCGGTGGAGGCCGCCCGCGCGCTCAACCGCGCAGGTATGGCCGTGACCATCGACTACCTCGGCGAGTCCGTTCGCAACCGCGACGAGGCCCGCGCCGCCGCCGACGTCTACGTCCAGCTCCTGGACCGCATCGCCGCCGAGCGGCTCGACGCCAACGTGTCGCTCAAGCTCACGCAGATGGGGCAGGACATTGACGACGCGTTCCTGCGCGAGAACGTCGGCCGCGTGCTCGACCGGGCCCGGGAGCTCGACACCTTCGTCCGCTTCGACATGGAGTCCAGCGCCTACACCCAGCGCACGCTGGACTTCTTCCGCCGCATCTGGGACGAGGGCTACCGCAACGCCGGCGTCGTCATCCAGGCTTACTTGCGCCGGAGCGAGCAGGACGTGCGGATGCTCAACGCCCTCGGGGCGCGCGTACGCCTGTGCAAGGGCGCGTACAACGAGCCGCCCAGCGTCGCGTTCCCGGACAAGCGGGACGTGGACCGGAACTTCGTCCGCCTCATGCGCCTGCTGCTCCGGGAAGGCCGCTACCCCGCCATCGCCACGCACGACGAGGCGATGATCCGCGCCACCCGCGAGTTCGCCCGCGAGGCCTCGATCCCGAACACCGCGTTCGAGTTCCAGATGCTCTACGGCGTACGGCGGGACATCCAGCAGCGCCTCGTCGCCGACGGCTACAAAGTCCGCATCTACGTCCCGTTCGGCGACGCCTGGTACCCCTACCTCATGCGCCGCCTCGCCGAACGCCCCGCCAACGTGTTCTTCATTGCCAACTCGGTCCTGCGCGAGATGCTCCCCGGACGGAACGGGAGGGAGTAG
- a CDS encoding 7-carboxy-7-deazaguanine synthase QueE: MSVKTPAADLLRITEIFHSIQGESTWAGLPCTFVRLTGCPLRCVWCDTEYAFYGGERMTLEQILDRVAEFGTPLVEITGGEPLIHRNAFRLAELLLDRGYTVLVETSGAVDVSPLDPRAHKIMDLKCPGSGEAARNLWSNLDHLTERDEVKFVIKDRTDYEWARDVVRERGLAERVERGTLRAVLFSPVWDAIDFKDLAGWILEDRLPVRFQVQLHKVIWGPGVPGV, encoded by the coding sequence ATGAGCGTGAAGACACCTGCCGCCGATCTCCTCCGCATCACGGAGATCTTCCACTCGATCCAGGGCGAGAGCACCTGGGCGGGGCTGCCCTGCACCTTCGTGCGGCTGACCGGCTGCCCGCTGCGCTGCGTCTGGTGCGACACCGAGTACGCGTTCTACGGCGGCGAGCGCATGACGCTCGAGCAGATCCTCGACCGCGTCGCCGAGTTCGGCACGCCCCTCGTCGAGATCACCGGCGGCGAGCCGCTCATCCACCGCAACGCCTTCCGCCTCGCCGAGCTGCTCCTCGATCGCGGCTACACCGTGCTGGTGGAGACCTCCGGCGCCGTGGACGTCTCGCCCCTCGACCCGCGCGCCCACAAGATCATGGACCTCAAGTGCCCGGGCTCGGGCGAGGCGGCCAGGAACCTGTGGTCCAACCTCGACCACCTCACCGAGCGCGACGAGGTCAAGTTCGTGATCAAGGACCGCACGGACTACGAGTGGGCGCGCGACGTGGTCCGTGAGCGCGGGCTCGCAGAGCGGGTGGAGCGAGGCACGCTGCGCGCGGTCCTGTTCTCGCCCGTGTGGGACGCCATCGACTTCAAGGACCTTGCCGGCTGGATCCTCGAGGACCGGCTGCCGGTCCGCTTCCAGGTGCAGCTCCACAAGGTGATCTGGGGACCGGGCGTCCCCGGCGTGTGA
- a CDS encoding NUDIX hydrolase — translation MAEQPEGGATELQGVPGRPGVDVWPRLASDVLGDFEIFRVRRDRVRSPRTGAVLERHVLEVPDWVNVVPVTRDGRIVLVEQFRHGTRAVTIELPAGIVEPGEDPCVAGLRELEEETGYRAAAGRLLGFVEPNPALQDNRSAVVLAEGCVPDGRAAPDEGEDVRVRVVEPATVRELIARGVIRHAITIAAWYRYELWAAGLG, via the coding sequence TTGGCGGAGCAGCCGGAAGGCGGAGCGACGGAGCTCCAGGGCGTGCCGGGGCGGCCCGGGGTGGACGTGTGGCCTCGCCTCGCGTCCGACGTGCTGGGCGACTTCGAGATCTTCCGCGTGCGCAGGGACCGGGTGCGCTCGCCGCGCACGGGCGCGGTGTTGGAGCGGCACGTGCTCGAGGTGCCGGACTGGGTGAACGTCGTGCCGGTGACGCGGGACGGCCGCATCGTGCTGGTCGAGCAGTTCCGCCACGGCACGCGCGCGGTGACGATCGAGCTCCCCGCCGGCATCGTCGAGCCGGGCGAGGACCCGTGCGTGGCGGGGCTGCGCGAGCTCGAGGAGGAGACGGGCTATCGCGCGGCGGCGGGTCGTCTCCTCGGCTTCGTCGAACCGAACCCCGCGCTCCAGGACAACCGGTCCGCGGTGGTGCTCGCGGAGGGCTGTGTGCCGGACGGCCGGGCGGCGCCGGACGAGGGGGAGGACGTGCGGGTGCGCGTGGTGGAGCCGGCGACGGTGCGGGAACTGATCGCGCGCGGCGTCATCCGGCACGCCATCACGATCGCGGCGTGGTACCGGTACGAACTGTGGGCGGCAGGGCTGGGTTGA
- a CDS encoding alcohol dehydrogenase, which translates to MRAAVFHELGGPEVLRIEDVPRPEPGPGEVLVRVKAVALNHLDLWVRRGMPKPTRLPHVGGSDIAGVVEALGPGVEGVEPGTRVVINPSLWCGQCEWCRRGEESLCVEYRILGEHTWGGMAEYVAVPARNLFPIPDSVDFPAAAAAPLVFLTAWRGLTTRARLAAGESVLITGASGGVATAAVQIAKLLGARVYAVTTTENVERVRELGADVVYDRTAVDFSREVWNDTGKRGVDVVFDSVGKAIWEQNLRALARGGRLVTYGATTGPVGETNVPLVFWKQLAILGTTMSNRREFEEVMGLVFSGRLRPVVDVVWPLERAADAHRRLEQGEQFGKVVLTV; encoded by the coding sequence ATGCGAGCGGCTGTGTTCCACGAGCTCGGCGGGCCGGAGGTGCTGCGGATCGAGGACGTGCCGCGGCCGGAGCCCGGGCCGGGGGAGGTGCTGGTGCGGGTGAAGGCGGTGGCGCTGAACCACCTGGACCTGTGGGTGCGGCGAGGCATGCCGAAGCCCACGCGGCTCCCGCACGTCGGCGGCTCGGACATCGCCGGGGTGGTGGAGGCGCTCGGTCCGGGCGTCGAGGGCGTGGAGCCCGGCACCCGCGTCGTCATCAACCCGTCCCTCTGGTGCGGGCAGTGCGAATGGTGCCGGCGGGGCGAGGAGAGCCTGTGCGTGGAGTACCGCATCCTGGGCGAGCACACGTGGGGCGGGATGGCCGAGTACGTCGCCGTGCCGGCGAGGAACCTGTTCCCGATCCCGGACAGCGTGGACTTCCCCGCCGCGGCCGCCGCGCCGCTGGTCTTCCTCACCGCATGGCGCGGCCTGACGACCCGGGCGCGGCTGGCCGCCGGTGAGAGCGTCCTGATCACGGGCGCGTCCGGCGGCGTCGCGACGGCGGCGGTCCAGATCGCCAAGCTGCTCGGCGCGCGCGTGTACGCGGTCACGACGACGGAGAACGTCGAGCGCGTGCGCGAGCTCGGAGCCGACGTCGTCTACGACCGCACGGCGGTGGACTTCTCCCGCGAGGTGTGGAACGACACGGGCAAGCGCGGCGTGGACGTCGTCTTCGATTCCGTGGGCAAGGCGATCTGGGAGCAGAACCTCCGCGCCCTCGCCCGCGGCGGACGGCTGGTGACCTACGGCGCGACGACGGGCCCCGTCGGCGAGACGAACGTTCCGCTGGTGTTCTGGAAGCAGCTCGCGATCCTCGGCACGACCATGTCCAACCGTCGGGAGTTCGAGGAGGTGATGGGCCTGGTCTTCTCCGGACGCCTGCGGCCGGTGGTGGACGTGGTGTGGCCGCTGGAGCGCGCGGCCGACGCGCACCGGCGGCTCGAGCAGGGGGAGCAGTTCGGCAAGGTGGTGCTGACGGTCTGA